The window TCAAACCAGACGGGCCGCAGTTGCCGTTCGACAAAGAGCGGGGCTTGGTCTGCGAAGTGAGGTGAGTCGACTCCGAGGGTTGCCGAGCCGAATTGATGGACCGCCTTTGATATCACCGATCCGTCCGGTCGGAAGGTCACGATCAGAACGTATGCGTCGCCTGCAATACCCTCGAAGTGGCCGTCGTGACGGTCTCCGTAAACGGCATGCAGAAGGTCCGGCGCCCCACCGATGCCGAGATCGACATCGCCCCGCACCAACCGATTGACCTCCGACCAACCCGGCTCGACACTCCCGAACTCGTCTTGGAGCGCCGCCACGGACGCCCGCAACGCATCTTCGAGGTCCCCGTCGCTCACCTCCAGTGCGGAGCCCATTTGCGACGGATCGAAGTCGACGTCTGCTTCGAGCAGCTGCGCCAGCAGCATGATCACGAGGCCCGTCGCCGGATCATCCGGATCGGCTTCCCGATCCCATCTCGCCAGCAGATCCACGGCGGTTTCCAGGTCGGCGCCCCAATCGCCTGCGACGAGCCTCCCGACCAGGTCGGCCGGAAGCGAGCCTTCGTCGTAGGTCATGTCCCACTTGATCGCCGTCAGCTCGTCGAGGGTGATCGCCTCGTCGGCCGTCAGCAGCTCGCGCGCACGCAGCGATCGATTCGTCTCCTGATCCTCAACGCCCATGAAGGCGGGGAACGCTCCAAGATCCAGCACCTCGAGTGCCGCCGTCCGGGGCGTCGAGTTCGAGTTCTGAATGAACCCGCCCTCGGGGTCGACGACCCAGGGAAGGTCATCGAGCGGCACATAGCCGTCCCAGAGCGTGGCGGCGGTATCACCCGGCACGTACCCCGACCAGTCAAACGCCGGATCCCGAACGGGGAACAAACCGTGATACAGGTAGGCGATAGTCCCCGTCCGGTCGGCGTATCCGACGTTGAACGACGGCAATCCATCCTGGCTGGCGAGTGCGGCCTTCCACTTCTCGAAGGTGTCCGCTTTGTTCATCTTGAAGAGTTGCTCGACGAGGCCGGTCTCACCGATGCCTGCATAGCGGATCGCGTAGGTACCGTGGTCCTGTCGTATCACCGGGCCGTAGATCGACCAGAGGATCTCCTGCGGGAAGGTCCACCGCAGCCGGCCGACCAGCCGAACCTCGATGGGAGCCTCCCCCACCTCCAGGGTCAGCCACTCCCCGTCGACTCGGTAGCGGTCGGGATCGTCGGGATCGATTTCGAGTTCGTAGACGTCGATCAGATCCGGATGATTGACGGTGAACGACCAGGCGAGATCCCGGTTGTGGCCGAGTGCCGGCACCGGCATCCCGGGGAACAGGGCACCGGTCATGTCCCAGCCTTCGTCGCTGGTCACCTGCGCTTCGTACCAGGCCACGGGGCCCGTCCATGGTTGATGGGAGTTCGATACGAGCATCGTCTCGCCTCCCGCGCTCCGCTTCGGCGAGACGGCGAACACGTTCGACCCGTAGCGGACCGCCGGGGTGTCTGCTGCGGACAGATCGGGCCGCTCATCTTCGAAGAGTGCTGCGATCGTGGCCTCCAGGCCGAAGAACAGCGGGACCTTTTGCGTGAAGGCAGCCACCACATCGTGGCCGGTCACCGGGAACAGTCCGCCGAGCGCCTCGTCGGGGTGGAGTTCCGCGTAGTGATTGATGCCCTCCGCATACGCCTCGCAGATCGCGCGGACCTGCGGTGAGAGTTGCGGCCAGCCCTCTTCCACGGTTTGCGGGATCCTGAGCAGGTACACGAAGTAATC of the Acidimicrobiia bacterium genome contains:
- a CDS encoding penicillin acylase family protein: MSRRKKWLLGIASVLLLAAAVWMFWPESAAGEVEGIGPPPGTYDAVIRRDSFGIPHIRGATDADVAYGLAFAHAEDDFLTIQQTFLAARGRLASVYGAESAPVDYFVYLLRIPQTVEEGWPQLSPQVRAICEAYAEGINHYAELHPDEALGGLFPVTGHDVVAAFTQKVPLFFGLEATIAALFEDERPDLSAADTPAVRYGSNVFAVSPKRSAGGETMLVSNSHQPWTGPVAWYEAQVTSDEGWDMTGALFPGMPVPALGHNRDLAWSFTVNHPDLIDVYELEIDPDDPDRYRVDGEWLTLEVGEAPIEVRLVGRLRWTFPQEILWSIYGPVIRQDHGTYAIRYAGIGETGLVEQLFKMNKADTFEKWKAALASQDGLPSFNVGYADRTGTIAYLYHGLFPVRDPAFDWSGYVPGDTAATLWDGYVPLDDLPWVVDPEGGFIQNSNSTPRTAALEVLDLGAFPAFMGVEDQETNRSLRARELLTADEAITLDELTAIKWDMTYDEGSLPADLVGRLVAGDWGADLETAVDLLARWDREADPDDPATGLVIMLLAQLLEADVDFDPSQMGSALEVSDGDLEDALRASVAALQDEFGSVEPGWSEVNRLVRGDVDLGIGGAPDLLHAVYGDRHDGHFEGIAGDAYVLIVTFRPDGSVISKAVHQFGSATLGVDSPHFADQAPLFVERQLRPVWFEEADILANLESEYRPGE